From a single Shewanella donghaensis genomic region:
- a CDS encoding TonB-dependent receptor encodes MKQCKFKLNSLTAAMIIAASAGVHAEDLAAESQAQETEVIQVRGIRSSLTKSASTKRYSDGVVDAISAEDIGKLPDTNLAESLQRIAGVSIDRANNEGNKVSVRGFGPEFNLVTLNGRQMPNSSALQSEGVSRSFNFREIAAESVSGVNVYKTGKADITSGGIGATIDITTARPFDYDGFKAFVSAKGIYDTSVEEGDSVTPEISGMISQTFADDKVGFLLSASHAERNSHTHLVGTDGWVRNRSRDNVDLSAIDTDRNPEQAIWTPWTAKTEQLDTERTRQNAQAVLQIQPIDSVVATLDYTISRFEQTSVTNRSAFWFDNPSGSANANGTLWNPRDQDDELNFWAWEYFEEKENDSLGLNIEWQATDTLSFEIDIHDSTSESNPDGQTAETLGNLKNPSGSVGLIGANFIGDIPEIIVDDSNLPGGAYNKDNIVSDLYQKRGYSMENNVKQYRFSGTWENASSDSALTKINFGIMNTDYSIDTRLSEAFSFVDVPLDDLELGFKPLGDTADQFPGADKLFPYISQYDVNQFIDIIKGEGKFAEPNIKTNGVNEETLAAYLSFDFDTEFNDMPVKMNVGVRYEDTDVTAYSVQNGILAMNYRHGQELRPVYDDVPTADELSGSYTRILPNFDFNMTVTDELVTRFSYSRTLSRAGISAMFPATNVNARPGGPFNASQGNPNLLPITSDNFDLSLEWYFDDGSFASAGYFKKYVENFIGAGTENRSINDVNGNPLTDPSVNPRAGCPDESDTPNPDCLGQATDPVITWEVATPDNLQNREVDGWELNAQYMFGESGFGTVANYTIVNSDESFDPYNFDQTIALTGLSDSGNLVAFYENDSFQARIAYNWRDEFLLALGNEPTFTEAYGQLDMSVAYDINDTFTVSLDGLNLTDETVRRFGRFEEQLLSAEQYGPRFTVGISAKF; translated from the coding sequence ATGAAACAGTGTAAGTTCAAACTCAACTCATTAACTGCTGCGATGATTATCGCGGCAAGTGCTGGAGTGCATGCTGAAGACCTAGCAGCTGAATCACAAGCACAAGAAACTGAGGTTATTCAGGTACGAGGAATTCGTAGTTCATTAACCAAGTCAGCTTCTACAAAACGTTATTCTGATGGTGTTGTAGATGCTATTAGTGCTGAAGATATTGGTAAGTTACCTGATACCAACTTAGCCGAATCATTACAGCGTATTGCGGGTGTTTCTATCGACCGTGCAAATAATGAAGGTAACAAGGTATCTGTTCGTGGCTTTGGCCCTGAATTTAACTTGGTGACATTAAATGGTCGTCAAATGCCTAATTCATCGGCACTGCAATCTGAAGGGGTGTCGCGTAGTTTCAATTTCCGTGAAATTGCTGCAGAAAGTGTATCCGGAGTTAATGTTTATAAAACGGGTAAAGCTGACATTACGTCTGGTGGTATTGGTGCAACGATTGATATCACAACGGCTCGACCATTTGATTACGATGGTTTTAAAGCATTCGTCAGCGCTAAAGGCATTTACGATACTAGCGTAGAAGAAGGTGATTCAGTCACGCCTGAAATTTCAGGCATGATCAGCCAAACCTTTGCTGATGATAAAGTCGGTTTCTTATTATCAGCCTCACACGCAGAGCGAAATAGTCATACCCATTTAGTGGGTACTGATGGCTGGGTTAGAAACCGTAGCCGTGACAATGTAGATTTATCGGCCATTGATACTGATAGAAACCCAGAGCAAGCAATTTGGACGCCGTGGACAGCTAAAACTGAGCAACTGGATACCGAAAGAACACGTCAAAATGCTCAAGCTGTTTTACAAATCCAGCCAATTGATTCCGTTGTTGCCACACTTGATTACACCATTTCACGCTTTGAACAAACCAGTGTGACTAATCGCTCCGCGTTTTGGTTTGATAATCCGAGTGGATCTGCCAATGCTAACGGCACCTTATGGAATCCTCGGGATCAAGACGATGAGTTAAACTTTTGGGCGTGGGAATATTTTGAAGAAAAAGAAAATGATTCATTAGGATTAAATATTGAGTGGCAAGCCACTGATACCCTGAGTTTTGAAATTGATATTCATGATTCGACTTCAGAGTCTAATCCTGATGGTCAAACCGCTGAAACACTGGGTAACCTAAAGAACCCATCTGGTTCTGTTGGGCTAATTGGTGCTAATTTCATTGGCGATATCCCTGAAATTATTGTTGATGATTCTAATTTACCAGGCGGGGCTTATAACAAAGACAATATCGTTTCTGATTTATATCAAAAACGTGGCTACTCAATGGAAAACAATGTTAAGCAATATCGTTTTTCAGGCACTTGGGAAAATGCATCGTCTGACAGTGCATTAACTAAAATCAATTTCGGTATTATGAATACTGACTACTCCATTGATACACGTCTAAGTGAAGCATTCTCATTTGTTGATGTACCACTTGATGATCTAGAACTTGGCTTTAAGCCTCTTGGCGATACCGCAGATCAATTTCCTGGTGCTGATAAGTTATTTCCATACATCTCACAATACGATGTAAACCAGTTTATCGATATCATTAAGGGTGAGGGTAAGTTTGCCGAGCCTAATATTAAAACCAATGGCGTAAATGAAGAAACCTTAGCAGCGTATTTATCATTTGATTTTGATACTGAGTTTAACGATATGCCAGTTAAAATGAATGTGGGTGTACGTTACGAAGATACTGATGTGACGGCATACTCAGTTCAAAATGGTATTCTGGCCATGAACTACAGACACGGTCAAGAATTGCGTCCTGTCTATGATGATGTCCCAACTGCGGATGAATTAAGCGGAAGCTACACTCGAATATTACCTAACTTTGATTTCAATATGACGGTAACTGATGAGCTAGTAACGCGTTTTTCTTATAGCCGCACATTATCACGCGCTGGCATAAGCGCCATGTTCCCGGCAACCAATGTTAATGCACGTCCGGGTGGACCATTTAACGCATCTCAAGGTAATCCGAATCTTTTACCTATCACGTCAGATAACTTTGATTTGTCCTTAGAGTGGTACTTTGATGATGGTAGCTTTGCTTCTGCGGGTTATTTTAAAAAGTATGTTGAAAACTTCATTGGTGCAGGTACTGAAAATCGCTCAATTAATGACGTTAATGGCAATCCGCTAACAGATCCTAGTGTTAATCCGCGAGCAGGGTGTCCTGATGAATCGGATACACCTAATCCTGACTGTTTAGGTCAAGCAACAGATCCAGTCATTACCTGGGAAGTCGCGACACCTGATAACTTACAAAACCGTGAAGTTGACGGTTGGGAGTTAAATGCGCAGTACATGTTTGGTGAAAGTGGTTTTGGTACGGTAGCAAACTATACCATTGTTAATAGTGATGAATCATTTGACCCATATAATTTTGATCAAACCATCGCGCTTACAGGGTTAAGTGACTCAGGTAACTTAGTGGCTTTCTATGAGAATGACAGTTTCCAAGCTCGTATTGCTTATAACTGGCGTGACGAATTCTTATTAGCTCTAGGTAACGAACCGACTTTTACAGAAGCTTATGGTCAACTTGATATGAGCGTTGCCTACGATATAAACGACACGTTCACAGTGTCATTAGATGGTCTTAATTTAACTGATGAAACAGTACGTCGTTTTGGTCGTTTTGAAGAACAACTACTATCAGCTGAACAATATGGACCACGCTTTACTGTTGGTATAAGTGCTAAGTTCTAG
- a CDS encoding tryptophan halogenase family protein — protein MNNPIRNESINNKSLKCKALTKANHITKSIVILGGGTAGWICAGTIAAKLNQQHQTNFSITLIESSNVPPIGVGEGTWPTMRTTLKNMGIRETDFVKECHVSFKQGAKFAKWVTGDKDDYYYHPLMLPGGSVKDNLANHWFNADSIKSFSKTLSPQESICEAGLAPKLITTAEYDAVANYAYHLDAGCFSEFLKQHCISKLKVLHVVDDVIAVNNDSDGYITSLMTQSSGDIEGDLFIDCSGFKSMLLGEHYQVPFKSCKDVLFVDTAIAVQVPYESEQSPIASHTISTGQTAGWIWDIGLSSRRGVGHVYSSKYITEQAAINELKRYLSASSVSDIESLTFRKIPINPGHSEKFWHKNCVAVGLSAGFLEPLEASALLLVEISANMIAEQLPVNRLSMAIMAQRFNDTFLYRWARIIDFLKLHYMLSQRQDSQFWIDNRDPATIPKSLQSLLDLWQYQVPSDNDFPHATEVFPAASYQYVLYGMGFKTNPAPWLLSEASTVNSKIIFDKTHQQTQQLIQNLPTNRQLTHLINQYGLQKV, from the coding sequence ATGAACAATCCAATCAGAAATGAATCAATCAATAACAAATCACTTAAATGCAAAGCATTAACTAAAGCGAATCACATAACGAAAAGCATTGTTATCCTTGGTGGAGGAACCGCAGGCTGGATTTGTGCAGGCACTATTGCGGCTAAACTAAACCAGCAACATCAAACGAATTTTAGTATCACCTTAATTGAATCTTCAAATGTGCCTCCCATTGGTGTGGGTGAAGGTACATGGCCAACGATGCGTACAACCCTTAAAAATATGGGTATTCGTGAAACTGACTTTGTTAAAGAGTGTCATGTTTCTTTTAAGCAAGGCGCCAAATTTGCAAAGTGGGTGACAGGTGACAAGGATGATTATTATTACCATCCATTGATGCTACCTGGGGGAAGCGTTAAAGATAACCTCGCTAACCATTGGTTCAATGCAGATAGCATCAAGTCATTTTCAAAAACCTTATCTCCTCAAGAATCAATTTGCGAAGCCGGTTTAGCTCCTAAACTCATCACTACTGCTGAATATGATGCAGTTGCGAACTATGCATATCATCTCGATGCTGGCTGTTTTTCTGAATTCTTAAAGCAGCACTGTATTAGCAAACTCAAGGTGCTACATGTAGTTGATGATGTCATCGCAGTTAATAACGACAGTGACGGCTACATTACTTCATTAATGACACAATCTAGTGGCGACATCGAGGGTGATCTGTTTATCGATTGCAGTGGCTTTAAGTCAATGCTGCTAGGTGAACACTATCAAGTGCCCTTTAAAAGCTGCAAAGATGTGTTATTTGTTGATACCGCAATTGCTGTGCAAGTCCCTTATGAAAGTGAACAAAGTCCTATTGCGTCGCATACCATTTCAACTGGTCAAACAGCTGGCTGGATTTGGGACATTGGTTTATCAAGTCGTCGTGGAGTGGGTCATGTTTATTCAAGTAAATATATTACGGAACAAGCTGCGATAAATGAGTTAAAGCGATATCTATCAGCATCTTCAGTGTCCGATATTGAATCACTGACATTTCGAAAAATTCCTATCAACCCTGGCCATAGTGAAAAATTTTGGCATAAAAACTGTGTAGCAGTTGGCTTATCAGCTGGTTTTTTAGAACCACTTGAAGCGTCAGCGTTATTACTGGTGGAAATATCAGCCAATATGATTGCAGAACAATTACCTGTAAATAGATTGAGTATGGCAATTATGGCACAGCGTTTTAATGATACTTTTTTGTATCGCTGGGCGCGGATTATTGATTTTTTGAAATTGCACTATATGTTGAGTCAACGTCAGGACAGTCAATTTTGGATTGATAATAGGGATCCTGCCACCATTCCGAAAAGCCTACAATCCCTGTTAGACCTTTGGCAGTATCAAGTCCCATCTGATAATGATTTTCCACATGCCACTGAAGTCTTTCCTGCTGCCAGTTATCAATATGTACTTTATGGTATGGGGTTCAAAACAAATCCAGCGCCTTGGCTATTATCTGAAGCAAGCACGGTAAACTCAAAAATTATTTTCGATAAAACACATCAACAGACACAGCAACTGATCCAAAATTTACCTACAAATAGGCAACTGACCCATTTGATTAATCAATATGGCTTACAAAAAGTATAA
- a CDS encoding SapC family protein codes for MSNTIVNLEQHKHTKVITGHGKQFGENIHFVPVIADELRQLLLEYPCCFLKNNETGQFGLHALLGFEAGENLFLKGDSWTSSYIPMHIKRQPFMVGKLGDTNEPASKENTVLTIDMGSNRIQTTEDNQLTAQALFDNDDQPSSFLKDMHQMVFTLTQGIVRTDSFIQSLVTHDLIEAVQIGVTLANGQQKFDGLYVINEEQLAQLAPTTLVELHGNGYLQACYLMIASMGNLQKLIHLKNMALDA; via the coding sequence ATGAGCAATACAATCGTTAATCTTGAACAACATAAACACACAAAAGTTATCACCGGCCATGGTAAGCAGTTCGGCGAAAACATACACTTTGTCCCAGTCATTGCAGATGAATTAAGACAGTTATTATTAGAATACCCTTGCTGCTTTCTTAAAAATAATGAAACGGGGCAATTTGGTTTACACGCGTTATTAGGATTTGAAGCTGGAGAGAACTTATTTTTAAAGGGTGATTCTTGGACATCAAGCTACATTCCAATGCACATTAAACGTCAGCCTTTTATGGTTGGAAAGCTTGGTGATACTAATGAGCCTGCCAGCAAAGAAAATACCGTACTAACAATAGATATGGGCAGTAATCGAATACAAACGACTGAAGATAATCAACTGACTGCTCAGGCATTATTTGATAATGATGATCAACCCAGTTCATTCTTAAAAGACATGCATCAAATGGTGTTTACTCTTACTCAAGGTATAGTTCGTACCGATAGCTTTATACAATCACTAGTGACGCATGACTTAATAGAAGCGGTACAAATTGGAGTGACATTAGCAAACGGACAACAAAAATTTGATGGTTTGTATGTCATTAATGAAGAACAATTAGCCCAGCTGGCTCCTACAACATTAGTCGAGCTTCATGGAAATGGTTACTTACAAGCATGTTACTTAATGATTGCTTCAATGGGTAACTTACAAAAGTTGATACATTTGAAGAATATGGCGTTAGACGCATAA
- a CDS encoding GNAT family N-acetyltransferase → MQFNIRKAQVVDVNGIANVHFTSWAKAFKGLMQAGYLESFTLGIRIDEWAKVLSENSQEVLVAEIEAFSDSDEDCGTDAIRTDNGRIVGFLSYTQTKVHNKKLIELSKLYLDPTICRKGLGSVLIFRHAVNRIISI, encoded by the coding sequence TTGCAATTTAATATCAGAAAAGCACAAGTTGTAGACGTGAACGGCATTGCCAATGTTCATTTTACGTCTTGGGCTAAAGCCTTTAAGGGGTTGATGCAAGCAGGTTACCTTGAGTCTTTTACCTTAGGTATACGTATTGATGAATGGGCAAAGGTGTTAAGTGAAAATTCTCAAGAGGTCTTAGTTGCAGAAATTGAGGCTTTTAGTGATAGTGATGAAGATTGTGGAACTGATGCAATAAGAACTGATAACGGTCGAATAGTCGGATTTTTATCATATACACAAACGAAAGTGCACAATAAAAAATTAATTGAACTGAGCAAATTATACCTCGACCCAACAATTTGTCGAAAAGGACTCGGATCTGTTCTTATTTTTAGGCATGCTGTTAACAGAATAATATCTATCTAG
- a CDS encoding pseudouridine synthase gives MRLDKFVLRSTSMNKDEVLQSIENGLVQVNLQIITDNKHQVHENNVIQLNGKTLFPRPFRYLLLNKTANKICSNVDGHYPSLLNDIDIENIDELHIVGRLDADTTGLVLITDDGRWSFNITRPDMQCAKVYRVNLAKPISVESISLLEKGIMLDGETKPTLPAIVTFISATEVLLSLTEGRYHQVKRMFFAVGNKVTKLHREQIGHIKLNTTADQWRFLSDDEVNSFND, from the coding sequence ATGCGTTTAGATAAATTTGTACTTAGAAGTACTTCAATGAATAAAGATGAAGTACTTCAGTCCATTGAAAATGGTTTGGTTCAAGTGAATCTGCAAATTATCACTGATAATAAACATCAAGTGCATGAGAATAACGTAATTCAATTGAATGGAAAAACCTTATTCCCAAGACCTTTCAGATACCTGTTACTCAATAAAACCGCTAATAAAATCTGTTCGAATGTAGATGGTCATTACCCATCATTACTCAATGATATTGATATCGAAAATATAGATGAATTACATATTGTCGGTAGACTTGACGCAGATACTACAGGGCTGGTGTTGATTACAGACGATGGCAGATGGTCCTTTAATATTACTCGTCCAGACATGCAATGCGCTAAAGTTTATCGGGTTAATTTAGCCAAGCCCATCAGTGTTGAATCAATATCTTTGTTAGAGAAGGGCATTATGCTCGATGGTGAGACAAAGCCCACTTTACCAGCAATTGTAACCTTTATTTCTGCTACAGAGGTTTTACTGAGTTTAACTGAAGGTCGATACCACCAAGTTAAACGAATGTTTTTTGCTGTCGGTAACAAGGTCACCAAATTACATCGAGAGCAAATAGGGCACATCAAATTAAATACTACTGCAGATCAATGGCGCTTTCTTAGCGACGATGAAGTTAACTCATTCAATGACTGA
- a CDS encoding YkgJ family cysteine cluster protein, whose translation MTIEITTIVDPEITCSSCQACCCKLEVMIISETGVPEQYISEDRWGSQTMKRLDDGWCAAVDRETLMCTIYENRPWICREFEMGSYECEQERTNIITLDN comes from the coding sequence ATGACCATTGAAATCACGACCATTGTTGATCCTGAGATTACCTGCAGCAGTTGTCAGGCTTGCTGCTGTAAGTTAGAAGTGATGATAATTTCTGAAACGGGTGTACCTGAACAATATATAAGTGAAGACCGTTGGGGCAGCCAAACGATGAAACGTTTAGACGATGGTTGGTGCGCAGCAGTGGATAGGGAAACCTTGATGTGTACTATTTATGAGAATAGACCCTGGATATGTCGTGAGTTTGAAATGGGTTCTTATGAATGCGAACAAGAAAGAACCAACATTATTACGCTCGACAATTAG
- a CDS encoding helix-turn-helix domain-containing protein, translating into MINWIRKPNSVDIAQYVDCYWLIQKKTESELHQYPKLNPDPNAHLIISPADQAFHHASSQQSFTGVGSHWLWPHQHTYQLDHRKAFIHLGIKFQIGALYSLDCLTAEPMTSPIDDVSPISLAALLNNTDADENQLITLALDDPDKCTLALDRLFLAWIKNNKEDKHSQLTRKIIPLLIDNAISDLGDKLFCSQRTVERSFNRVTGLTLKQCQSMLKFDEILEYLYQRESKDIDWVEVALKFGFSDQPHLIRHLKKQIGVTPSAYVKDRDLTIDVYGGISPT; encoded by the coding sequence ATGATTAATTGGATAAGAAAACCTAACTCTGTAGATATTGCTCAATATGTTGATTGTTATTGGTTGATTCAAAAAAAGACAGAGTCAGAGTTACATCAATATCCCAAACTCAATCCAGATCCTAATGCGCATTTAATCATTTCTCCTGCAGATCAAGCTTTCCATCACGCATCTTCTCAGCAAAGCTTTACAGGTGTTGGCAGTCATTGGTTATGGCCGCATCAACATACCTATCAGTTAGATCACCGCAAAGCTTTTATTCATTTGGGTATCAAGTTTCAAATTGGCGCCCTTTACTCACTCGATTGTTTAACTGCAGAGCCGATGACATCCCCCATAGACGATGTCAGCCCTATTAGCTTAGCTGCATTACTCAACAATACCGACGCGGATGAAAATCAGTTAATCACTTTAGCGCTGGATGATCCTGATAAATGTACTCTAGCTTTAGATCGTTTGTTTTTAGCTTGGATTAAAAACAATAAAGAAGATAAACATAGTCAACTCACTCGCAAAATAATACCACTACTGATAGATAATGCGATTTCAGATTTGGGGGATAAGCTATTTTGTTCCCAAAGAACAGTAGAAAGGAGCTTTAACCGGGTGACAGGTTTAACACTGAAACAATGTCAGTCTATGCTTAAATTTGATGAAATTCTGGAATACCTTTACCAACGGGAAAGTAAAGATATCGATTGGGTAGAGGTTGCACTTAAGTTTGGCTTTAGCGATCAACCTCACCTAATACGCCACCTTAAAAAACAAATAGGCGTTACCCCTAGCGCTTACGTAAAAGACAGAGACTTAACCATTGATGTTTATGGCGGCATCAGTCCTACATAA